Proteins encoded together in one Anaerosporomusa subterranea window:
- a CDS encoding TetR/AcrR family transcriptional regulator, translated as MARIPQDPQIRMTEILDTTEQLFLIRGYHKTTISDIAKKMGVAQGMFYYYFKSKEEILEALINRHVASVLSMIKTMPSFTRITPPQKIELVISSLVCSVRYKDSVLLNALFDEKNVHIKDKVTRQIQLSISTCLSTIIEDGMRTQHFQVFDPKIALDFILKFVDLLVEAMYAQMSEEQLSPRLKMAGTFIENVLGAQAGTINLKLQAKA; from the coding sequence ATGGCTAGAATTCCGCAAGATCCACAAATTAGAATGACGGAAATCTTAGATACTACTGAACAATTATTTCTTATCAGAGGCTACCACAAAACAACGATTAGTGATATCGCAAAAAAAATGGGTGTCGCCCAAGGCATGTTTTATTACTATTTTAAATCGAAAGAGGAGATTTTGGAGGCTTTGATCAATCGGCACGTAGCATCTGTACTTTCTATGATAAAAACAATGCCGTCCTTTACTCGCATTACTCCGCCTCAGAAAATCGAATTAGTAATATCCTCATTGGTATGTAGTGTTCGCTATAAAGACAGTGTTTTGCTTAATGCATTATTTGATGAAAAAAATGTGCATATTAAAGATAAAGTGACGCGCCAAATTCAACTTTCAATTAGTACTTGTTTATCAACAATTATTGAGGATGGAATGCGAACGCAACATTTTCAGGTCTTTGATCCTAAAATCGCATTAGATTTCATCTTAAAATTTGTAGACTTGTTAGTCGAGGCGATGTATGCCCAAATGTCTGAGGAACAATTATCACCTAGGTTGAAAATGGCAGGCACGTTTATTGAGAACGTACTGGGAGCACAAGCAGGTACAATTAATTTAAAGTTACAAGCTAAAGCTTGA
- a CDS encoding CarD family transcriptional regulator encodes MKIRKQGGIVTFKVNDYVVYGSMGVCQITDIRKDEYINNDETEYYVLQPVYNNNMTIKTPVNNPNAFMRAIITKDEILSLIAMMPKIDPILIDNGKQRCDYFKAALKTGKNEEWVKIIKTLYEEKKAKSVVKKKLTKTDEGIMNTAEKQLNEEFAIALNISPDEVLSYILEHIPE; translated from the coding sequence TTGAAAATTCGGAAGCAAGGAGGAATAGTTACGTTCAAAGTAAATGATTATGTCGTTTACGGTTCAATGGGAGTATGCCAGATTACAGATATTAGAAAAGATGAATATATCAATAATGACGAAACCGAGTACTATGTGTTACAGCCTGTTTACAACAATAATATGACCATTAAGACCCCTGTGAATAATCCAAATGCTTTTATGAGAGCAATCATTACAAAAGATGAAATTTTATCATTAATAGCGATGATGCCAAAGATAGATCCCATTTTGATAGATAATGGGAAACAAAGATGTGATTATTTTAAGGCTGCCCTTAAAACAGGAAAAAACGAAGAATGGGTAAAAATTATTAAGACTTTATATGAAGAGAAGAAAGCAAAATCTGTCGTTAAGAAAAAACTAACGAAGACAGATGAAGGTATTATGAATACTGCTGAAAAGCAATTGAATGAAGAATTTGCAATAGCGTTAAACATTTCACCCGACGAGGTTCTTTCCTATATTCTTGAACATATTCCAGAATAA
- a CDS encoding metal-dependent hydrolase family protein, giving the protein MMRIIISLLLVLVMLSATCAGMAAPGQTTVILAGDYWDGLANRPQGYVEILVVDGKIAEIGKSVIRPEGAKIIDLSTRFVMPGFIDTHIHLTGGPKVVANLASLNDAALALAGVSACEKVLNNGFTTVRDAGDFSINAWVVAELKKAVEAGDIRGPRIVHGGHMISAVGGHFDFSGLLRNGITMQQVSVAEGVIEVKRVVHSEVSHGAEWIKVAGSGGFMSPSDGPDDVSYSQEEMNALVAAARDLGKHVLVHAYGDEAVHRAAIAGVRSIEHGSLSSVSTLEMLAQKGIYMVPTQIAVVANARETAKGNLNMYVPEWTREKNVKYAGKILECANNLAKSDVRIALGTDLGTFDFSVNGATEFSEMVRNGISPLRALKAGTSVAAEMLELNTGSIIVGKRADLVAMPGNPFEDISVTEKVNFVMKDGVVYREDK; this is encoded by the coding sequence ATGATGCGAATTATCATTAGTTTACTGCTGGTACTGGTAATGCTGTCTGCCACTTGCGCCGGAATGGCGGCACCCGGTCAAACCACCGTTATCCTGGCGGGAGATTATTGGGACGGATTGGCCAATAGGCCGCAGGGGTACGTCGAAATCCTCGTTGTCGACGGAAAAATCGCCGAAATAGGTAAAAGCGTTATACGGCCAGAAGGGGCAAAAATAATCGACTTGTCCACGAGATTTGTCATGCCGGGCTTTATCGATACCCACATTCACCTCACCGGCGGCCCTAAAGTGGTGGCGAATCTGGCGTCATTGAACGACGCCGCTTTGGCTCTCGCCGGTGTGTCGGCCTGCGAAAAGGTTCTGAATAACGGCTTTACGACCGTGCGCGACGCCGGCGATTTCAGTATCAATGCTTGGGTAGTGGCCGAACTGAAAAAGGCGGTCGAAGCCGGAGACATTCGAGGACCACGAATCGTCCACGGCGGCCACATGATATCCGCGGTGGGCGGGCACTTCGACTTCAGTGGGCTGTTGCGGAACGGCATCACCATGCAGCAGGTGTCGGTCGCTGAGGGCGTGATCGAGGTGAAGCGCGTCGTTCACAGCGAAGTGAGCCACGGCGCCGAGTGGATTAAGGTTGCCGGCAGCGGCGGCTTTATGTCGCCGAGCGACGGGCCGGATGATGTATCATATTCGCAGGAAGAGATGAACGCGCTGGTGGCGGCGGCGAGGGACCTTGGCAAACACGTGCTTGTCCATGCCTACGGAGATGAAGCCGTCCACCGGGCGGCGATCGCCGGGGTGCGATCGATCGAGCACGGCAGCCTGTCATCGGTTTCGACGCTGGAGATGCTGGCGCAAAAAGGCATATATATGGTGCCGACGCAGATCGCGGTGGTGGCCAACGCCAGGGAAACTGCCAAGGGCAATCTCAATATGTATGTGCCGGAATGGACGCGCGAGAAAAACGTCAAATATGCCGGCAAAATTCTCGAATGCGCCAATAATCTAGCCAAAAGTGACGTAAGAATAGCTTTGGGCACCGATTTGGGAACATTTGATTTTTCGGTAAATGGGGCGACGGAGTTTTCCGAGATGGTTCGTAACGGGATCTCGCCTTTAAGGGCGCTGAAAGCGGGGACGTCGGTGGCGGCGGAGATGCTTGAGCTGAATACCGGCAGCATCATTGTCGGCAAGCGTGCTGATTTGGTCGCTATGCCCGGAAACCCGTTTGAAGACATTTCCGTCACCGAGAAAGTTAACTTCGTTATGAAGGACGGCGTGGTTTACCGCGAGGATAAATAG